Proteins encoded together in one Peribacillus asahii window:
- the nusB gene encoding transcription antitermination factor NusB — protein MKRRTAREKALQALYQIDIVGAEVQDATESVLNGAEPDHYLETIVTGVTGKREELDEIIRGNLENWKLERLANIDRNLLRMAVYEMVYSEDVPVSVAINEAIEIAKKFGDDQSSSFVNAVLSKVKAHLGF, from the coding sequence ATGAAAAGAAGAACAGCACGTGAAAAAGCCCTTCAAGCATTATATCAAATCGATATCGTTGGAGCAGAAGTACAAGATGCGACGGAAAGCGTATTGAATGGTGCAGAACCTGATCACTATTTAGAAACAATAGTCACAGGTGTTACAGGGAAACGTGAAGAATTGGATGAAATCATCCGTGGGAATTTAGAGAATTGGAAATTAGAAAGACTGGCGAATATTGACCGGAATTTACTTCGTATGGCCGTTTATGAAATGGTCTACAGTGAAGATGTTCCTGTTAGTGTTGCAATTAATGAAGCGATTGAGATTGCTAAGAAATTCGGTGACGATCAATCAAGCAGCTTTGTAAATGCCGTTTTATCAAAAGTAAAAGCTCATTTAGGCTTTTAA
- a CDS encoding Asp23/Gls24 family envelope stress response protein, whose amino-acid sequence MSEVENQLLEVTDYNSGLGKVEIAPEVIEVIAGIAASEVEGIAHMRGNFATGVVEKLGKKNHGKGVKVDLTGEAIKVDLYCVMKFGVSIPKVAQEVQDNIRQALLNMTAIDAGEVNVHVVGIQFENAKQEADYEQDI is encoded by the coding sequence ATGAGTGAAGTAGAAAATCAATTGCTTGAAGTGACTGACTATAATAGTGGACTTGGCAAAGTTGAAATTGCTCCAGAAGTAATCGAAGTCATTGCGGGGATTGCTGCATCCGAAGTTGAAGGGATTGCCCATATGCGCGGTAATTTTGCGACAGGTGTCGTAGAAAAGCTGGGCAAGAAAAATCACGGCAAAGGTGTTAAAGTCGATTTAACTGGAGAAGCAATTAAAGTAGATCTCTATTGTGTCATGAAGTTTGGAGTCTCTATTCCGAAAGTTGCGCAAGAAGTACAAGATAACATTCGTCAAGCTTTGTTAAACATGACCGCTATTGATGCTGGTGAAGTAAACGTACATGTTGTCGGAATACAATTCGAAAACGCAAAGCAGGAAGCAGATTACGAGCAAGATATTTAA
- the accC gene encoding acetyl-CoA carboxylase biotin carboxylase subunit — translation MIKKVLIANRGEIAVRIIRACKELGIESVAVYSEADKEALHVQLADEAYCIGPKLSKDSYLNTTNILSVAKKTGADAIHPGYGFLAENADFAELCRDVNITFIGPSPEAISQMGTKDVARRTMEAANVPIVPGTEGVIASVEEGVEFAGKIGYPVIIKATAGGGGKGIRVARTEEELIKGINITQQEAATAFGNPGVYIEKFIEDFRHVEIQVMADNHGNAIHLGERDCTVQRRLQKLVEETPSPALDGELREEMGQAAVKAALAVNYSGAGTVEFIFDYKARKFYFMEMNTRIQVEHPVTEMVTGFDLIKEQIRVASGEKLSISQKDVTFNGWSIECRINAENPAKNFMPSAGKIQNYLAPGGFGVRVDSAAYPGYSIPPYYDSMIAKLIVHAPTREEAIDKMKRALSEFVVEGIHTTIPFHLKLLSHNQFVSGEFNTKFLDIYDVMNS, via the coding sequence ATGATTAAAAAGGTATTAATTGCAAACCGTGGGGAAATTGCAGTACGTATTATTCGTGCTTGTAAAGAACTAGGGATTGAATCAGTAGCAGTTTATTCTGAAGCTGATAAAGAAGCCCTCCATGTTCAACTTGCTGACGAAGCATATTGTATTGGACCTAAACTATCAAAAGATAGCTATTTAAATACAACGAATATTCTTAGTGTAGCGAAGAAAACAGGGGCTGACGCTATTCACCCTGGTTATGGCTTCCTTGCTGAGAATGCTGACTTTGCGGAGCTTTGCCGTGACGTAAACATTACGTTTATCGGACCAAGCCCAGAAGCAATCAGCCAAATGGGTACAAAAGACGTAGCACGTCGTACGATGGAAGCTGCGAATGTTCCGATTGTACCTGGTACAGAAGGCGTTATCGCAAGCGTTGAAGAAGGTGTAGAGTTTGCTGGTAAAATTGGTTACCCAGTAATCATTAAAGCTACAGCCGGCGGTGGCGGTAAAGGGATCCGTGTTGCAAGAACAGAAGAAGAACTAATTAAAGGCATCAACATCACGCAACAAGAAGCAGCAACAGCTTTCGGTAACCCAGGTGTTTATATCGAGAAATTCATCGAGGATTTCCGCCATGTTGAAATCCAAGTTATGGCTGATAACCATGGCAATGCGATTCACCTTGGAGAGCGTGATTGTACAGTTCAACGTCGTTTACAAAAACTTGTTGAAGAAACTCCATCACCAGCTCTTGACGGTGAATTACGTGAAGAAATGGGGCAAGCTGCTGTAAAAGCTGCGCTTGCAGTTAACTACTCTGGTGCAGGTACAGTTGAATTTATCTTTGATTACAAAGCTCGTAAGTTCTACTTCATGGAAATGAATACTCGTATCCAAGTAGAACATCCAGTTACAGAAATGGTAACAGGTTTCGATTTAATTAAAGAACAAATCAGAGTGGCATCTGGTGAAAAGTTATCGATTTCACAAAAAGATGTAACATTCAATGGTTGGTCTATTGAGTGCCGTATCAACGCTGAAAACCCAGCGAAAAACTTCATGCCTTCAGCTGGAAAGATCCAAAACTATCTTGCACCAGGCGGTTTCGGAGTGCGTGTTGATTCAGCGGCATACCCAGGCTACTCAATCCCGCCATACTATGATTCAATGATTGCGAAATTGATTGTTCACGCTCCAACTCGTGAAGAAGCAATTGACAAAATGAAGCGTGCTTTAAGTGAATTTGTTGTTGAAGGAATTCATACAACAATTCCGTTCCACCTTAAATTACTTTCTCATAATCAGTTTGTTTCAGGAGAATTTAATACGAAATTCCTTGATATTTATGATGTAATGAACTCATAA
- the accB gene encoding acetyl-CoA carboxylase biotin carboxyl carrier protein yields the protein MKVQEIREIIKLVDQSNISEFSFEQEGSKIKLKKTEVGTVVYPTAAPEVKVVEAPKAAPAPAAAPVEAPKAAPAPAAAPVAAVAQDTEGLHKITSPMVGTFYQSPSPDADAYVKAGDKVTGDSIVCIVEAMKLFNEIEAEVNGEIVEVLVKDGELVEYGQALFLVKPE from the coding sequence ATGAAAGTACAAGAAATTCGTGAAATTATTAAATTAGTTGATCAATCAAACATTAGTGAATTTTCTTTTGAACAAGAGGGTTCAAAAATTAAATTAAAGAAAACAGAAGTAGGTACAGTTGTTTACCCAACAGCAGCTCCAGAAGTGAAAGTTGTAGAAGCTCCAAAAGCTGCTCCAGCACCAGCTGCTGCACCAGTAGAAGCTCCAAAAGCTGCTCCAGCACCAGCTGCTGCACCAGTAGCTGCTGTAGCTCAAGATACAGAAGGATTACATAAAATCACTTCTCCAATGGTTGGAACTTTCTATCAATCTCCATCACCAGACGCTGATGCATATGTAAAAGCTGGCGATAAAGTAACTGGCGATTCAATCGTTTGTATCGTTGAAGCAATGAAACTTTTCAATGAAATCGAAGCAGAAGTAAACGGTGAAATCGTTGAAGTGTTAGTTAAAGACGGCGAGCTTGTAGAATACGGTCAAGCATTATTTTTAGTAAAGCCTGAGTGA
- a CDS encoding SpoIIIAH-like family protein, whose protein sequence is MLLKKQTVWLLTMLSLVVVLSVYYLTSPESVENAATTEQQKNEQNENAMVGDEMESESESVAKPDANDTKKEEQSDTKSDTKSDEKAEKDSEASVAITSGDDTFDALRMQIDDERSKLSQELTEKMGNTELSTEERNAAYEAVEQLSEIKVKENILEGMIVSLDFDAALVRVDGDDVKVTVKAEEQSAADANKIMRLVRGEIEEANDISVEFQVGK, encoded by the coding sequence ATGTTATTGAAAAAACAAACAGTATGGTTATTAACGATGTTAAGTCTTGTCGTCGTATTATCTGTCTATTATTTAACATCTCCTGAAAGTGTAGAAAATGCAGCGACAACCGAACAGCAAAAGAATGAGCAAAATGAAAATGCTATGGTTGGAGACGAAATGGAATCAGAATCAGAATCAGTAGCGAAGCCTGATGCAAATGACACAAAGAAAGAAGAACAATCAGATACAAAGTCAGACACAAAATCAGATGAGAAAGCGGAAAAAGATTCTGAAGCATCCGTAGCGATTACTTCTGGAGACGATACATTTGACGCTTTACGTATGCAAATTGATGATGAACGATCTAAATTAAGCCAAGAATTAACAGAAAAAATGGGGAATACAGAGCTAAGTACCGAGGAAAGAAACGCTGCTTATGAAGCAGTCGAACAATTAAGTGAGATTAAGGTAAAGGAAAATATTTTAGAAGGAATGATTGTTTCACTAGATTTTGATGCGGCTCTTGTACGTGTAGATGGGGACGATGTGAAGGTGACGGTAAAAGCTGAAGAGCAATCGGCAGCTGATGCAAATAAAATTATGCGCCTTGTTCGAGGAGAAATAGAAGAGGCTAACGATATTTCTGTAGAATTCCAGGTAGGGAAATAA
- the spoIIIAG gene encoding stage III sporulation protein AG, translating to MKNEKGPLSWLTQFLNKHKNQKDKKPSLYVYVFIIVLLGMGIMMVGNLFTANQPEQNENLQSVFNNKEATKDTEEVFGQKNESEFKTTREYEVYLQNEMKEALEMIAGVSDVKVVIYVDATEKKEFERNKVTQKQVTEEADQEGGKRTVEDTSIDEQLVIIKNGDKEGPIVAQTKKPSVSGVLVVAKGAENIQIKKWIVEAVTRALDVPSHRVSVMPKK from the coding sequence TTGAAAAATGAAAAAGGTCCATTATCCTGGCTCACTCAATTTTTGAACAAACATAAAAATCAAAAGGATAAAAAGCCATCACTCTATGTATATGTCTTTATCATCGTTCTACTTGGAATGGGGATTATGATGGTCGGTAATTTATTTACGGCTAATCAACCGGAACAAAATGAGAACCTTCAATCCGTATTTAACAATAAGGAAGCAACAAAAGACACCGAAGAAGTATTTGGTCAGAAAAACGAATCAGAATTTAAAACAACACGAGAGTATGAGGTATATTTACAAAATGAGATGAAAGAAGCGCTGGAGATGATTGCGGGTGTCAGTGATGTGAAAGTTGTCATCTATGTGGATGCAACAGAGAAAAAAGAATTTGAAAGAAATAAAGTAACCCAAAAACAGGTGACAGAAGAAGCTGATCAAGAAGGCGGGAAGCGAACGGTAGAAGATACTTCGATTGATGAACAGCTCGTTATTATAAAAAATGGTGATAAAGAGGGTCCAATTGTTGCACAAACGAAAAAGCCTAGTGTTAGCGGTGTATTAGTTGTTGCCAAAGGTGCTGAAAATATCCAAATTAAAAAATGGATTGTAGAGGCGGTAACTCGTGCTTTAGATGTACCAAGCCACCGCGTATCTGTAATGCCTAAAAAATAG
- the spoIIIAF gene encoding stage III sporulation protein AF, whose amino-acid sequence MDFLASWISNIIIFILLATVIDMLLPNSALQKYSKMVIGLLLIAVIITPILRLLHTNFDDVLASATIQFEQGEAQSLGNLTESKKKEIQAAQSAYILEQMAVQLQAEAEEELMEKYQMEIQDIQVTVKDEEKPEPENLQHITISLSEVKEDETIEAIAKVEIDTKRAVVTDDARYADVKQFLANTWSIDEEMIQIAGERRD is encoded by the coding sequence GTGGATTTTTTAGCTAGTTGGATTTCGAATATTATTATCTTTATTCTATTAGCGACCGTAATCGATATGCTTCTTCCGAACTCAGCTCTGCAAAAGTATTCAAAAATGGTGATTGGGCTGCTGCTTATAGCGGTTATTATTACCCCAATTTTACGTTTACTTCATACAAATTTTGACGATGTTCTAGCCTCTGCGACGATTCAATTTGAACAGGGAGAGGCTCAGTCACTTGGAAATTTAACAGAATCGAAGAAAAAAGAAATACAAGCTGCCCAAAGTGCATATATTTTAGAACAAATGGCTGTCCAATTACAAGCAGAGGCAGAAGAGGAGCTGATGGAGAAGTATCAAATGGAGATTCAGGATATTCAGGTAACTGTTAAGGATGAAGAGAAACCGGAACCAGAGAATTTACAGCATATTACGATTAGCCTATCAGAAGTAAAAGAGGATGAAACCATTGAAGCCATTGCGAAGGTAGAGATTGATACAAAGCGTGCTGTTGTGACAGATGATGCACGCTATGCAGATGTGAAACAATTCCTAGCAAATACTTGGTCCATTGATGAAGAAATGATTCAAATTGCCGGGGAAAGGAGGGACTAA
- the spoIIIAE gene encoding stage III sporulation protein AE, translated as MKQRHLFFIVVYTLFLFFQTTVGQAAEEDELKQEPIMQSDLVQDQLERIDFEELKTFWDSVITEYGGFLPESQKGSFMDFVSGEKQFSFSEWFKGIAKFVFHELLVNGKLLGSLLLLTIFSMFLQSLQNAFEQSSISKVAYAIVYMVLIILALNSFHVAMEYTKETIDMMTSFLMALIPLLLALIATSGGLISAAFFHPLLMFLMNTSGILVQYVVLPLLFFSAILSIVSTLTDHYKATQLAQLLRNFAIGILGAFMTVFLGVISVQGTSSAVADGVTIRTAKFITGNFIPVVGRMFTDATDTVINASVLLKNTVGMAGVVILLAIITFPALKILMISFIYKLAASLLQPLGGGPVIACLGIISKSIIFIFAALAIVSLMFFLSITVIIAAGNITLMVR; from the coding sequence ATGAAGCAGCGGCATCTTTTTTTTATCGTCGTATACACGCTGTTCCTTTTTTTTCAAACGACCGTTGGACAGGCTGCTGAAGAAGATGAATTGAAACAAGAGCCAATTATGCAGTCGGATTTAGTACAAGATCAACTTGAGAGAATTGACTTTGAAGAGTTAAAAACCTTTTGGGATAGCGTAATTACAGAGTATGGTGGTTTTTTGCCAGAAAGTCAAAAAGGCAGCTTTATGGATTTTGTAAGTGGAGAGAAGCAATTTTCCTTTAGCGAGTGGTTTAAAGGCATCGCTAAGTTTGTCTTTCATGAGCTGCTTGTAAATGGAAAGCTGCTTGGTTCGCTTCTTTTGCTGACAATCTTTAGTATGTTTTTGCAATCTTTACAAAATGCTTTTGAACAAAGCTCCATTAGTAAAGTCGCGTATGCCATTGTGTATATGGTGCTCATTATATTAGCGTTAAATAGCTTTCATGTAGCAATGGAATATACGAAAGAGACCATTGACATGATGACTTCCTTTTTAATGGCGCTTATTCCTTTGTTACTTGCGTTAATTGCTACTTCGGGAGGGTTGATTTCAGCCGCTTTTTTTCACCCGCTTTTGATGTTTTTGATGAATACAAGCGGCATTTTAGTTCAATATGTCGTGCTGCCGCTCTTATTTTTTTCGGCGATTTTAAGCATTGTTAGTACACTTACCGATCATTATAAAGCGACGCAGCTTGCCCAGTTATTGCGAAACTTTGCCATCGGTATTCTCGGTGCATTTATGACGGTTTTTCTGGGGGTCATTTCCGTACAAGGAACTTCTTCGGCTGTAGCTGATGGCGTGACGATTCGGACAGCTAAGTTTATAACAGGAAATTTTATTCCGGTAGTTGGCCGAATGTTCACCGATGCTACAGATACGGTCATTAATGCATCGGTCTTATTAAAAAATACAGTGGGAATGGCTGGAGTTGTTATTTTATTAGCGATTATCACATTTCCTGCACTTAAAATTTTAATGATTTCATTTATTTATAAGTTAGCAGCGAGTTTACTGCAGCCGCTCGGTGGAGGCCCGGTTATTGCTTGTCTCGGTATTATTAGCAAAAGTATCATCTTTATTTTTGCGGCGCTTGCGATTGTTTCACTTATGTTTTTTTTAAGTATTACCGTTATTATTGCTGCGGGGAATATTACGCTCATGGTTCGTTAG
- the spoIIIAD gene encoding stage III sporulation protein AD: MEIIKIVGIALVAAFLALVVKEQKPNFAFLLVVFVGCSIFLFLADKIYEIIMMLEKLAINANVNTVYLETILKIIGIAYIAEFASQITKDAGLGSLASKIELSGKILILAMAIPILTVIIETILQMLPS; encoded by the coding sequence ATTGAGATCATAAAGATTGTTGGGATTGCTCTCGTGGCTGCTTTTCTTGCTTTAGTTGTAAAAGAACAAAAGCCGAATTTTGCTTTTTTATTAGTTGTTTTTGTAGGCTGTTCTATTTTCTTGTTTTTAGCAGACAAAATTTATGAAATTATTATGATGCTTGAAAAGCTGGCCATTAATGCAAATGTAAATACGGTTTACTTAGAAACGATTCTTAAAATTATCGGCATTGCCTATATTGCTGAATTTGCCTCTCAGATTACGAAAGATGCCGGCCTTGGCTCATTGGCTTCTAAAATTGAGTTAAGTGGGAAAATTTTAATTTTAGCGATGGCCATTCCGATTTTAACGGTCATTATCGAAACCATCTTACAGATGCTCCCAAGTTAA
- the spoIIIAC gene encoding stage III sporulation protein AC: MGIEVDIIFKIAGVGLVVAFLHTILDQVGKKEYAQWVTLFGFIYILFMVASIVEDLFQKIKSVFLFQ, encoded by the coding sequence ATGGGCATTGAAGTAGACATCATTTTTAAAATCGCAGGAGTGGGCTTAGTTGTCGCCTTTTTGCATACGATTCTTGATCAAGTTGGAAAAAAAGAATATGCCCAGTGGGTTACTTTATTCGGCTTTATTTATATTTTGTTTATGGTTGCTTCTATTGTAGAAGATTTATTTCAAAAAATTAAATCGGTCTTTTTGTTCCAGTAA
- the spoIIIAB gene encoding stage III sporulation protein SpoIIIAB — MFKLLGAAIIIMATTWAGFEAARKLSTRPRQLRQLKVALQSLEAEIMYGHTPLKEAAQKLQKQLPKPLNHLFAAFATRLDQGETTVKEAWDESLTEVWSALSLKQGEYEILTQFGEMLGKSDKYHQQKQIMLTMAHLDREESEAIDLQGKYEKMMKSLGFLSGLLLIILLM, encoded by the coding sequence ATGTTTAAATTGTTAGGCGCAGCGATTATTATCATGGCTACCACTTGGGCTGGTTTTGAGGCTGCCCGAAAATTAAGTACAAGACCTCGGCAATTACGGCAACTAAAAGTCGCTTTGCAATCACTCGAAGCGGAAATTATGTACGGGCATACCCCATTGAAAGAAGCAGCGCAAAAATTACAAAAACAGCTGCCGAAGCCGCTGAATCATTTATTTGCTGCGTTTGCTACACGGCTTGATCAAGGGGAAACAACGGTTAAAGAAGCATGGGATGAAAGTTTAACAGAAGTGTGGAGCGCTCTTTCTTTAAAGCAAGGAGAGTATGAAATTCTTACGCAATTTGGAGAAATGTTAGGCAAAAGCGATAAGTACCACCAGCAAAAGCAAATTATGCTGACAATGGCTCATTTAGACCGTGAAGAGAGCGAAGCCATTGACCTGCAAGGAAAGTACGAAAAAATGATGAAAAGTCTTGGTTTTTTATCAGGGTTATTATTAATCATTTTGCTGATGTAG
- the spoIIIAA gene encoding stage III sporulation protein AA, translated as MESVLALLPKKIQDPLLRVPPDILSRSEEVRIRVGKPIEVTVAGQPYFIPYEVSARDAEQLLSHLSQFSLYTLEEELKRGYITIAGGHRVGLAGKVILENGTVKAIRDISSFNIRIARQKIGVAESLIPSIYNDQWHHTLIIGAPQTGKTTVLRDIARIMSTGHEPLNIPAKKVGIVDERSEIAGCVHGVPQLEFGIRVDVLDGCPKAEGMMMMIRSMSPDILVVDEIGRQEDASAVLDAVNAGIKLIITTHGHTFQEVQKRPFIANLLAQNIFERFIEIRRDDKGNRSYHILNEKGQQLYVKAGAGLHV; from the coding sequence ATGGAATCAGTACTTGCTCTTTTGCCAAAAAAAATTCAAGATCCGCTTCTTAGAGTACCACCGGATATTTTGTCGCGCAGTGAAGAGGTACGCATTCGTGTTGGAAAACCAATTGAAGTAACTGTGGCGGGGCAGCCATACTTTATTCCTTATGAAGTAAGTGCACGAGATGCGGAACAATTATTAAGTCATTTGAGTCAGTTTTCGTTATATACATTAGAAGAAGAATTGAAGCGCGGCTATATAACAATTGCTGGTGGACATCGTGTTGGTCTTGCGGGCAAGGTTATTTTAGAAAACGGTACAGTAAAAGCAATTCGTGATATTTCTTCATTTAATATTCGTATTGCTCGACAAAAGATCGGTGTTGCCGAATCGCTTATTCCTTCTATATATAACGATCAATGGCATCATACATTGATTATCGGTGCACCGCAAACTGGAAAAACGACCGTTCTTCGTGATATTGCAAGAATTATGTCTACAGGACATGAGCCGCTCAATATCCCTGCTAAAAAGGTAGGAATTGTTGATGAGCGTTCTGAAATTGCCGGCTGCGTTCATGGTGTACCGCAGTTAGAGTTTGGGATTCGCGTCGATGTGTTAGACGGATGTCCGAAAGCAGAAGGAATGATGATGATGATCCGGTCGATGTCACCGGATATATTAGTTGTGGACGAGATTGGTAGACAGGAAGATGCGTCGGCTGTTTTAGATGCAGTAAATGCGGGAATTAAACTCATTATTACAACGCATGGTCATACATTTCAAGAAGTTCAAAAACGTCCCTTTATTGCGAATCTGTTAGCTCAAAATATTTTTGAACGCTTTATTGAAATTAGACGAGATGATAAAGGAAATCGGAGCTATCATATTTTGAATGAAAAAGGACAACAGTTGTACGTGAAGGCAGGTGCTGGACTTCATGTTTAA
- a CDS encoding immunity protein YezG family protein — translation MKEFEDRFSELQADMISICMEYVEDRADKVYVYASCEEGMISGKFFYLINNQYVKCHKVNDALENGEERYDVSTKRQSMVLRIICEDIKKVKVLCKEYERDMPTEMKLIYDVKSGNFKAEYKYDLVYTNDDIKTADHIADEWFEEVKNNNL, via the coding sequence ATGAAAGAATTTGAAGATAGATTTAGTGAATTGCAAGCCGATATGATTTCCATATGTATGGAATATGTTGAAGATAGAGCTGATAAAGTATACGTCTATGCTTCATGTGAAGAAGGTATGATATCGGGTAAGTTCTTTTATTTAATTAACAATCAATATGTAAAGTGTCATAAGGTGAATGATGCATTGGAGAATGGAGAAGAAAGATATGATGTGTCTACAAAACGACAGTCTATGGTATTGCGCATAATATGTGAAGACATCAAAAAAGTAAAAGTATTGTGCAAAGAATATGAAAGAGACATGCCAACGGAGATGAAATTAATATATGATGTTAAGAGTGGCAACTTTAAAGCTGAATACAAGTATGATTTAGTATATACAAATGATGATATTAAAACGGCGGATCATATTGCTGATGAGTGGTTTGAAGAGGTAAAAAATAATAACCTTTAA
- a CDS encoding DNA/RNA non-specific endonuclease yields the protein MATVLKETPPKQVTGDVNIIYSGNDMRPKKFIVNYSIDDELGFEVIEN from the coding sequence ATGGCTACAGTTTTGAAAGAAACACCTCCTAAACAAGTAACCGGTGATGTTAATATAATTTATTCTGGAAATGATATGCGTCCAAAGAAGTTTATAGTTAATTATTCTATTGACGATGAGCTGGGCTTTGAAGTTATTGAAAATTAA
- a CDS encoding Imm3 family immunity protein: MEHFTYNELFEVIQEDYQEYLNKNRGYRYAIARAFNENLDMGDIEDFIVYTAIGEILITHDKVFNGYLEAITNKLNSFSPKEASGELTAVEIEDLSKRIKEVLEGLNHVEVDYEPNTDNRD, from the coding sequence ATGGAGCACTTTACTTATAATGAATTATTTGAAGTTATCCAGGAGGATTATCAAGAGTATTTAAATAAAAATAGAGGATATAGATATGCTATTGCTAGGGCCTTTAATGAGAATCTTGATATGGGTGATATAGAGGATTTTATTGTTTATACCGCTATTGGTGAAATATTGATTACGCATGATAAAGTATTTAACGGATATCTTGAAGCTATAACAAATAAATTAAATAGTTTCAGCCCTAAAGAAGCGTCAGGAGAATTGACAGCCGTAGAGATAGAGGATTTATCTAAAAGAATTAAAGAAGTATTAGAGGGGCTCAATCATGTTGAAGTAGATTATGAGCCTAATACAGACAATAGAGATTAA